In the genome of Bradyrhizobium sp. CB3481, the window GATGCCGATCGATAGCCGGATCGTGGAATCGAGGACGCCGATCTTGCGGCGGATTTCCACGGGAACACCGGAATGGGTCATGCTGGCCGGCAGGCTGGCCAGCGACTCTGTACCGCCCAAGCTCACCGCCAGCTTGAAGATTTGCAGCGCGTTCAGAAATCGGGACGCCGCTGCCTGGCCACCGACGATGTCGAACGAAAACGTGGAACCGGCGCCCAGGCATTGTCTGGCGAACAGGCGGCCGGCGGCCGAGGCCTCGTCGTGATGGGCGAGGTAATGAACCTTCTCCACCTTGGCGTGGTCGCGTAGATAGTCCGCCACCAGACGCGCATTCTGGTCGGCTTTTTCCATGCGCAGGCTCAGCGTCTCGAGCGACCGGCCAAGCATCCAGCAGGAATGAGGATCGAGCTGGGTGCCGATCGCGCCCCGCAGCGCCTTGATATCTTTCATCAGGGCTTTGGAGCCAAGCGCGGCGCCGGCGATCAGGTCGGAATGGCCGCCGACATATTTGGTCAGCGAGTACAATGAAATGTCCGCGCCATGCTCGATCGGCCGCTGGAAGACCGGCCCGAGCAGCGTGTTGTCACAGGCAACGATCGGCGTGTGGTCCTGCGCCTCGCCGATATTGTCGGCGATGCGGCGGACCATCGCGATATCGACGAGACCGTTGGTCGGATTCGCGGGAGTTTCGATCAGGATCATCGCAACCCGGCCCTTCTGC includes:
- a CDS encoding cystathionine gamma-synthase family protein, with the translated sequence MVKPFPSKTHIGNHTLHPETLMLNYGYDPQLSEGAVKPPVFLTSTFVFKTAEDGKDFFDYVAGRREPPEGMGAGLVYSRFNHPNSEIVEDRLAVYERAESCALFSSGMSAIATTILAFARPGDVILHSQPLYGGTETLLAKTLADFSIRAVGFADGIDEDAVEQAADDAMQKGRVAMILIETPANPTNGLVDIAMVRRIADNIGEAQDHTPIVACDNTLLGPVFQRPIEHGADISLYSLTKYVGGHSDLIAGAALGSKALMKDIKALRGAIGTQLDPHSCWMLGRSLETLSLRMEKADQNARLVADYLRDHAKVEKVHYLAHHDEASAAGRLFARQCLGAGSTFSFDIVGGQAAASRFLNALQIFKLAVSLGGTESLASLPASMTHSGVPVEIRRKIGVLDSTIRLSIGIEHPSDLIADIAQALNEA